The following coding sequences are from one Triticum aestivum cultivar Chinese Spring chromosome 5A, IWGSC CS RefSeq v2.1, whole genome shotgun sequence window:
- the LOC123106848 gene encoding protein HEAT STRESS TOLERANT DWD 1, which yields MARTIKKARSKRTKGSRKGEASSSSSTNTAVASGPAQVWQPGVDALEEGEELQFDPEAYNYLRGFSIGWPCLSFDVLRDQLGLVRSEFPHTLYGIAGTQSEKASWNYAGIFKLSNIKGKKREPIPSSALDGDDDMDSDSSSDEDDEEINEDAESILHLQKVAHEGSINRIRSMNQKPEICATWGDTGHVQVWDFSSFIASLEDPGTVTHKDNGIIHNHVPLKVFSGHKDEGYAIDWSPNVTGRLVSGDCNKCIHLWEPTSSDWSVDAKPFVGHSASVEDLQWNPTEENMFASCSVDGTIAIWDIRIGRNPCYAPVKVHNSDVNVISWNSLAGSLIASGCDDGSISVHDIRAIESGEPGKSMVAHFAYHKHPITSVEWSPYEASTLAVSSADNQLTIWDLSLERDAEEEAEFKAKMKEQANAPRDLPPQLLFVHQGQKDLKELHWHPQIPGMIISTAADGFNVLMPSNIDATIPSAGASIPMRM from the exons ATGGCTCGCACCATCAAAAAGGCCAGGTCGAAGAGGACCAAG GGATCCAGGAAAggcgaggcctcgtcgtcgtcttctaccAACACAGCGGTGGCTTCTGGCCCGGCTCAG GTGTGGCAACCAGGTGTTGATGCGCTGGAAGAGGGGGAGGAGCTCCAGTTTGACCCGGAGGCTTACAATTATCTCAGAGGATTTAGCATTGGGTGGCCTTGCCTGAG CTTTGATGTTCTGCGCGATCAACTCGGGCTTGTGCGGTCGGAGTTCCCACATACGTTATACGGCATTGCTGGAACTCAG TCCGAGAAGGCTTCATGGAATTATGCTGGTATTTTTAAGCTTTCCAACATAAAGGGCAAGAAACGGGAACCAATACCATCTTCAGCtcttgatggtgatgatgatatgGATAGTGACAGCAGCagcgacgaagatgatgaagaaatCAATGAAGATGCAGAGTCCATTTTGCAT TTACAAAAGGtggctcacgaggggtcgataaACCGAATACGCTCAATGAATCAAAAGCCGGAAATATGTGCTACATGGGGAGACACAGGTCATGTTCAG GTGTGGGACTTCAGCTCCTTCATTGCTTCATTAGAAGACCCAGGAACAGTTACACATAAAGATAACGGCATTATCCACAATCATGTACCTCTAAAAGTATTTAGCGGCCACAAAGATGAAGGCTATGCTATTGATTGGAGTCCAAATGTTACTGGAAGACTAGTTTCTG GCGATTGCAATAAGTGCATTCACCTTTGGGAGCCGACTTCAAGCGATTGGAGTGTAGACGCCAAGCCATTTGTTGGACACTCTGCAAGCGTTGAAGATCTGCAG TGGAATCCCACAGAAGAAAATATGTTTGCCTCTTGTTCCGTGGATGGGACGATAGCTATATGGGATATACGTATAGGGAGGAACCCTTGTTATGCTCCTGTTAAGGTTCACAATTCTGACGTGAATGTGATCTCATGGAATTC GCTTGCAGGTTCTCTTATAGCATCAGGTTGTGATGATGGCAGTATCTCAGTCCATGATATTAGAGCAATCGAG AGCGGCGAGCCTGGTAAGTCCATGGTAGCACATTTTGCGTACCACAAGCACCCGATTACGTCTGTGGAATGGAGTCCATATGAAGCATCAACTTTGGCCGTATCATCTGCCGACAATCAACTGAC GATTTGGGATCTTTCGTTGGAAAGGGACGCAGAAGAGGAGGCCGAATTCAAAGCCAAGATGAAAGAACAAGCAAATGCACCCCGAGATTTGCCCCCACAACTTCTCTTTGTTCATCAG GGCCAGAAAGATTTGAAGGAATTGCACTGGCATCCACAGATACCTGGGATGATCATATCCACAGCAGCCGATGGCTTCAACGTGTTGATGCCTAGCAACATTGACGCAACCATTCCATCGGCCGGGGCATCGATTCCTATGCGTATGTGA